Proteins found in one Paraburkholderia caballeronis genomic segment:
- the kynU gene encoding kynureninase translates to MKDRNEALALDRADPLAALRDQFALPSGTIYLDGNSLGVAPKAAAARAQQVIAAEWGDDLIRSWNSAGWFALPRRLGNKLAPLIGAADNEVVVTDTISVNLFKVLSAGLRMQQMRDPQRRVIVSERSNFPTDLYIAQGLIEQLDRGYELRLIDDPADLPAALGDDVAISMLTHVNYRTGRMHDMQTLTRQIHACGALALWDLAHSAGAVPVDLNGVGADFAVGCTYKYLNGGPGSPAFVWVPQRHQRAFSQPLSGWWGHSAPFAMSPDYRPADDIGRFLCGTQPIVSMALVDCGLDVFLQTDMQAIRRKSLALTDLFIELVETRCAGLGLELATPRGHAQRGSHVSFAHPHGYAVMQALIARHVIGDYREPHVLRFGFTPLYLRYADVWDAVEMLRDVLANEQWRAPEFAARGAVT, encoded by the coding sequence ATGAAAGACCGCAACGAAGCGCTGGCCCTCGACCGCGCCGACCCGCTCGCCGCGCTGCGCGACCAGTTCGCGCTGCCGTCCGGCACGATCTATCTCGACGGCAACTCGCTCGGCGTCGCGCCGAAAGCCGCCGCCGCGCGCGCGCAGCAGGTGATCGCCGCCGAATGGGGCGACGACCTGATCCGCAGCTGGAATTCCGCCGGCTGGTTCGCGCTGCCGCGCCGGCTCGGCAACAAACTCGCGCCGCTGATCGGCGCGGCCGACAACGAGGTCGTCGTCACCGACACGATCTCGGTGAACCTGTTCAAGGTCCTGTCGGCCGGCCTGCGGATGCAGCAGATGCGCGACCCGCAGCGGCGCGTGATCGTGTCCGAACGCTCGAACTTCCCGACCGACCTGTACATCGCGCAGGGGCTGATCGAGCAACTGGACCGCGGTTACGAACTGCGCCTGATCGACGATCCGGCCGACCTGCCGGCCGCGCTCGGCGACGACGTCGCGATCTCGATGCTCACGCACGTGAACTACCGGACCGGCCGCATGCACGACATGCAGACGCTGACGCGGCAGATCCACGCGTGCGGCGCACTCGCGCTGTGGGACCTCGCGCACTCGGCCGGCGCGGTGCCGGTCGACCTGAACGGCGTCGGCGCGGACTTCGCGGTCGGCTGCACGTACAAGTACCTGAACGGCGGCCCCGGCTCGCCGGCGTTCGTCTGGGTGCCGCAACGGCACCAGCGCGCGTTCTCGCAGCCGCTGTCCGGCTGGTGGGGCCATAGCGCGCCGTTCGCGATGAGCCCCGACTACCGCCCCGCCGACGATATCGGCCGCTTCCTGTGCGGCACGCAGCCGATCGTGTCGATGGCGCTCGTCGACTGCGGGCTCGACGTGTTCCTGCAGACCGACATGCAGGCGATCCGCCGCAAGTCGCTCGCGCTGACCGACCTGTTCATCGAACTCGTCGAAACGCGCTGCGCGGGCCTCGGGCTGGAACTGGCGACGCCGCGCGGACACGCGCAGCGCGGCTCGCACGTGAGCTTCGCGCATCCGCACGGCTACGCGGTGATGCAGGCGCTGATCGCGCGCCACGTGATCGGCGACTACCGCGAGCCGCACGTGCTGCGGTTCGGCTTCACGCCGCTCTATCTGCGCTACGCGGACGTGTGGGACGCCGTCGAGATGCTGCGCGACGTGCTGGCGAACGAGCAGTGGCGGGCGCCGGAATTCGCGGCGCGCGGCGCGGTGACCTGA
- a CDS encoding histidinol-phosphatase — MANLALFDLDHTLIPTDSDHEWGRFMVKLGIVDAERFAQQNDRFYADYKAGVLDIHAYLVAMLTPLAKYSRAQLKAWHDQYMHEVIRPAIVPAALELVRRHKDAGDLCCVVTATNEFITGPIADVFGVDKLIACEVETVDGHPDSPYTGRPTGTPSYREGKIVRTEQWLASLGKTWSDFERSYFYSDSHNDIPLLEKVTDPIATNPDATLRDYAQKAGWRILDLFQPS, encoded by the coding sequence ATGGCTAATCTTGCACTTTTCGATCTGGATCACACGCTGATTCCCACCGACAGCGACCACGAATGGGGCCGCTTCATGGTGAAGCTCGGCATCGTCGACGCCGAGCGCTTCGCGCAGCAGAACGACCGCTTCTACGCCGACTACAAGGCCGGCGTGCTCGACATCCACGCCTACCTCGTCGCGATGCTGACGCCGCTCGCGAAATATTCGCGCGCGCAACTGAAAGCGTGGCATGACCAGTACATGCACGAGGTGATCCGCCCGGCGATCGTGCCGGCGGCGCTCGAACTCGTGCGCCGCCACAAGGACGCGGGCGACCTGTGCTGCGTGGTCACCGCGACGAACGAATTCATCACCGGGCCGATCGCCGACGTGTTCGGCGTCGACAAGCTGATCGCGTGCGAGGTCGAGACCGTCGACGGTCATCCGGACTCGCCGTACACCGGCCGGCCGACCGGCACGCCCAGCTACCGCGAAGGCAAGATCGTGCGCACCGAGCAATGGCTCGCGTCGCTCGGCAAAACGTGGTCGGACTTCGAGCGCAGCTATTTCTACAGCGACTCGCACAACGACATTCCGCTGCTCGAAAAAGTCACCGACCCGATCGCGACCAACCCGGACGCCACGCTGCGCGATTACGCGCAGAAGGCCGGCTGGCGCATCCTCGACCTGTTCCAACCGTCGTGA
- the purM gene encoding phosphoribosylformylglycinamidine cyclo-ligase, which translates to MNQPKSAPGSANQASPASNPDQGLSYRDAGVDIDAGDALVDAIKPFAKKTLRDGVLGGIGGFGALFEVPKKYREPVLVSGTDGVGTKLKLAFQLNRHDTVGQDLVAMSVNDILVQGAEPLFFLDYFACGKLEVGTAATVVKGIATGCELAGCALIGGETAEMPGMYPDGEYDLAGFAVGAVEKSRIIDGSTIVPGDVVLGLASSGVHSNGYSLVRKIIERAQPDLAADFDGRPLADALMAPTRIYVKPLLALMEQIAVKGMAHITGGGLVENIPRVLRDGLTAELDHRAWPLPPLFQWLQKHGGVADDEMHRVFNCGIGMAVIVSAADADQAAGLLAAAGEQVWKIGVVRDSRAGEAQTVVV; encoded by the coding sequence ATGAATCAACCGAAATCCGCGCCGGGATCGGCGAACCAGGCCAGCCCGGCGTCCAATCCGGACCAGGGCCTGTCGTACCGCGACGCCGGCGTCGACATCGACGCGGGCGATGCGCTCGTCGACGCGATCAAGCCCTTTGCGAAGAAAACGCTGCGCGACGGCGTGCTCGGCGGCATCGGCGGCTTCGGGGCGCTGTTCGAGGTGCCGAAAAAGTACCGCGAGCCGGTGCTGGTGTCCGGCACCGACGGCGTCGGCACGAAGCTGAAGCTCGCGTTCCAGTTGAACCGGCACGACACGGTCGGCCAGGATCTGGTCGCGATGAGCGTGAACGACATCCTCGTGCAGGGCGCGGAGCCGCTGTTCTTCCTCGACTACTTCGCGTGCGGCAAGCTGGAAGTCGGCACCGCGGCGACGGTCGTGAAGGGGATCGCCACGGGTTGCGAGCTGGCCGGCTGCGCGCTGATCGGCGGCGAGACGGCCGAGATGCCGGGCATGTACCCGGACGGCGAGTACGACCTCGCGGGTTTCGCGGTGGGCGCGGTCGAGAAGAGCAGGATCATCGACGGCAGCACGATCGTGCCGGGCGACGTGGTGCTGGGCCTCGCGTCGAGCGGCGTGCATTCGAACGGTTATTCGCTGGTGCGCAAGATCATCGAGCGCGCGCAGCCTGACCTCGCGGCCGACTTCGACGGCCGCCCGCTCGCGGACGCGCTGATGGCGCCGACCCGCATCTACGTGAAGCCGCTGCTCGCGCTGATGGAGCAGATCGCGGTGAAGGGGATGGCGCACATCACCGGCGGCGGCCTCGTCGAGAACATTCCGCGCGTGCTGCGCGACGGGCTGACGGCCGAACTGGACCACCGCGCGTGGCCGTTGCCGCCGCTGTTCCAGTGGCTGCAAAAGCACGGCGGCGTCGCCGACGACGAAATGCACCGCGTGTTCAACTGCGGGATCGGGATGGCGGTGATCGTGTCCGCGGCGGACGCGGATCAGGCGGCGGGCCTGCTGGCCGCGGCCGGCGAGCAGGTGTGGAAGATCGGCGTCGTGCGCGACAGCCGCGCGGGCGAAGCGCAGACCGTGGTGGTCTGA
- the pcnB gene encoding polynucleotide adenylyltransferase PcnB has product MIKKLIRKLLGQDTAAETDDTGAAGMAAAPAPSDPDTPAAKPRRAPRQPASGASRPSSKKPTAVPDPTTPVILPADVHGIDPALISRNAVRVTEGLQQAGFRAFIVGGAVRDLLLGVAPKDFDVATDATPDQVQKLFRRARIIGRRFQIVHVQFGQEIIEVSTFRALVDAPQDSPPASAPPAAAPSAEPAAPPKRLRRDELDRRTHAVDASGRVLRDNVWGEQHEDATRRDFTINAMYYDPATQTVLDYHNGMADMRAHLLRMIGDPVTRYREDPVRMLRVVRFAAKLGFEIEERTRTPISELADLINNVPAARLFDEMLKLLLSGQALACLQWLRKEGLHHGLLPLLDVVLEQPQGERFITLALSNTDARVRAGKTVSPGFLFATLLWHDVQQRYQQYTAANEYPVPALHRAMDDVIDAQTEKLAIHRRYSSDMREIWGLQLRLEKHSGRGALKLLEHQRFRAGYDFLLLRCESGELDAAIGQWWTDFINGDAAAREALLTQGGKDRSPRKRRRRGGARSRRTGDATEGGADAGPRAADDADHDGPHDD; this is encoded by the coding sequence GTGATCAAGAAACTCATCCGCAAGCTACTAGGCCAGGACACGGCCGCCGAAACCGACGACACCGGCGCCGCCGGCATGGCCGCCGCGCCGGCACCGTCCGATCCGGACACCCCCGCCGCGAAACCGCGCCGCGCGCCGCGCCAGCCGGCATCCGGCGCGTCCCGCCCGTCGTCGAAGAAACCCACGGCCGTCCCCGACCCGACGACGCCGGTCATCCTGCCGGCCGACGTGCACGGCATCGATCCGGCGCTGATCTCCCGCAACGCGGTCCGCGTGACCGAGGGACTCCAGCAGGCGGGCTTCCGCGCGTTCATCGTCGGCGGCGCGGTGCGCGACCTGCTGCTCGGCGTCGCGCCGAAGGACTTCGACGTCGCGACCGACGCGACGCCCGACCAGGTGCAGAAGCTGTTCCGCCGCGCGCGGATCATCGGCCGGCGCTTCCAGATCGTGCACGTGCAGTTCGGCCAGGAAATCATCGAGGTCTCGACGTTCCGCGCGCTCGTCGACGCGCCGCAGGACTCGCCGCCCGCGTCGGCGCCGCCCGCGGCCGCGCCGTCCGCCGAACCGGCCGCGCCGCCGAAGCGGCTGCGCCGCGACGAACTCGACCGCCGCACGCACGCGGTCGACGCGAGCGGCCGCGTGCTGCGCGACAACGTCTGGGGCGAGCAGCACGAGGACGCGACGCGGCGCGACTTCACGATCAACGCGATGTACTACGACCCGGCGACGCAGACGGTGCTCGACTATCACAACGGGATGGCCGACATGCGCGCGCACCTGCTGCGGATGATCGGCGACCCGGTGACGCGTTATCGCGAGGACCCGGTGCGCATGCTGCGCGTCGTGCGCTTTGCGGCGAAGCTCGGGTTCGAGATCGAGGAGCGCACGCGCACGCCGATCAGCGAACTGGCCGACCTGATCAACAACGTGCCGGCCGCGCGCCTGTTCGACGAGATGCTGAAGCTGCTGCTGTCGGGCCAGGCGCTCGCGTGCCTGCAATGGCTGCGCAAGGAAGGGCTGCATCACGGCCTGCTGCCGCTCCTCGACGTGGTGCTGGAGCAGCCGCAGGGCGAGCGCTTCATCACGCTCGCGCTGTCGAACACCGACGCGCGCGTGCGCGCGGGCAAGACCGTGTCGCCGGGTTTCCTGTTCGCGACGCTGCTGTGGCACGACGTGCAGCAGCGCTACCAGCAGTACACGGCGGCCAACGAATATCCGGTGCCAGCGCTGCACCGCGCGATGGACGACGTGATCGACGCGCAGACCGAGAAACTCGCGATCCACCGCCGCTACTCGTCGGACATGCGCGAGATCTGGGGCCTGCAGCTGCGGCTCGAAAAACATTCGGGCCGCGGTGCGCTGAAGCTGCTGGAACACCAAAGATTTAGAGCAGGGTATGATTTCCTCCTGTTGCGCTGCGAGTCCGGAGAACTGGACGCAGCCATCGGCCAGTGGTGGACGGATTTCATCAACGGAGACGCCGCCGCGCGCGAGGCGCTGCTCACGCAAGGCGGGAAGGATCGATCGCCCAGAAAACGACGGCGGCGCGGTGGCGCGAGAAGCCGCAGGACGGGCGACGCAACGGAGGGCGGCGCAGACGCCGGCCCACGCGCAGCGGACGATGCGGACCACGACGGCCCGCACGACGACTGA
- the hda gene encoding DnaA regulatory inactivator Hda, which produces MLRQLTLDLGTPPPSTFDNFFAGSNAELVARLSGLDAALAAGPLADRTFYVWGEPGSGRSHLLHALVHDTPAGHARYLGPQSGLAAFAFDPRVAIYAIDDCDALSGAQQIALFNLFNEVRAHPVSALVATGNAPPIGLAVREDLRTRLGWGLVFHLAPLSDDGKAAVLKRAAHERGIALADDVPAYLLTHFRRDMPSLMALLDALDRFSLEQKRAVTLPLLRTMLATPDSAAAAAGGDTGAGNGSTRFK; this is translated from the coding sequence GTGCTTCGACAGCTCACGCTCGATCTCGGCACTCCGCCGCCATCGACTTTCGACAATTTCTTCGCCGGCTCCAACGCCGAGCTGGTCGCGCGCCTTTCCGGGCTCGACGCGGCGCTCGCGGCCGGCCCGCTCGCGGACCGCACGTTCTACGTATGGGGCGAGCCGGGCAGCGGGCGCAGCCATCTGCTGCACGCGCTCGTGCACGACACGCCCGCCGGCCACGCGCGCTACCTCGGGCCGCAGAGCGGCCTCGCCGCGTTCGCGTTCGACCCGCGCGTCGCGATCTATGCGATCGACGACTGCGACGCGCTGTCCGGCGCGCAGCAGATCGCGCTGTTCAACCTGTTCAACGAGGTGCGCGCGCATCCGGTGAGCGCGCTCGTCGCGACCGGCAACGCGCCGCCGATCGGGCTCGCGGTCCGCGAGGACCTGCGCACGCGGCTCGGCTGGGGGCTCGTGTTCCACCTCGCGCCGCTGTCGGACGACGGCAAGGCCGCGGTGCTGAAGCGCGCGGCGCACGAGCGCGGCATCGCGCTCGCCGACGACGTGCCCGCGTACCTGCTGACCCACTTCCGCCGCGACATGCCGAGCCTGATGGCGCTGCTCGACGCGCTGGACCGCTTCTCGCTCGAACAGAAGCGCGCGGTCACGCTGCCGCTGCTGCGCACGATGCTCGCGACGCCGGACAGCGCCGCGGCCGCGGCGGGCGGCGACACGGGCGCGGGCAACGGCTCCACCCGCTTCAAGTAG
- the kynA gene encoding tryptophan 2,3-dioxygenase — MTDHTQGPGTPVNRDNDASGGEKPSESRGAGAENAGGGCPFSAGHGTAAGSADAGGASGTSGPARERQPASAGTPTDPAGWHGAQLDFSASMSYGDYLALDAVLNAQHPRSPDHNEMLFIVQHQTSELWMKLALYELRAALANVHDDDLPPAFKQLARVSRILEQLVQAWSVLSTLTPSEYTAMRPYLGSSSGFQSYQYRQIEFLLGNKNAQMLKPHAHRPEVLAQVQATLEAPSFYDEVVRLLAKRGFPIAPERLARDWTQPTEHDATVEAAWLAVYRNPTQHWDLYEMAEELVDLEDAFRQWRFRHVTTVERIIGFKQGTGGTSGAPYLRRMLDVVLFPELWHVRTVL; from the coding sequence ATGACCGATCACACGCAGGGGCCGGGGACGCCGGTTAACCGCGATAACGACGCAAGCGGCGGCGAAAAACCCAGCGAAAGCCGCGGCGCGGGAGCGGAAAACGCGGGCGGCGGCTGCCCGTTCTCCGCGGGCCACGGCACGGCGGCCGGCAGCGCCGATGCAGGCGGGGCAAGCGGGACAAGCGGCCCAGCCCGCGAGCGTCAGCCCGCCAGCGCGGGAACCCCGACGGACCCGGCCGGCTGGCACGGCGCGCAGCTCGATTTTTCGGCTTCGATGAGCTACGGCGACTATCTCGCGCTGGACGCGGTGCTGAACGCGCAGCATCCGCGCTCGCCGGACCACAACGAGATGCTGTTCATCGTGCAGCACCAGACGAGCGAGTTGTGGATGAAGCTCGCGCTGTACGAACTGCGCGCGGCGCTCGCGAACGTGCACGACGACGACCTGCCGCCCGCGTTCAAGCAGCTCGCGCGGGTGTCGCGGATTCTGGAGCAGCTGGTGCAGGCGTGGAGCGTCCTGTCGACGCTGACGCCGTCCGAATACACCGCGATGCGGCCGTACCTCGGCAGTTCGTCCGGCTTCCAGTCGTACCAGTACCGGCAAATCGAGTTCCTGCTCGGCAACAAGAACGCGCAGATGCTGAAGCCGCACGCGCACCGGCCCGAAGTGCTCGCGCAGGTGCAGGCGACGCTGGAAGCGCCGTCGTTCTACGACGAGGTGGTCCGCCTGCTCGCGAAGCGCGGTTTTCCGATCGCGCCGGAGCGGCTCGCGCGCGACTGGACGCAGCCGACGGAGCACGACGCGACCGTCGAGGCCGCGTGGCTCGCGGTGTACCGGAACCCGACCCAGCACTGGGACCTGTACGAGATGGCCGAGGAACTGGTCGATCTGGAGGATGCGTTCCGCCAGTGGCGCTTCCGGCACGTGACGACCGTCGAGCGGATCATCGGCTTCAAGCAGGGCACGGGCGGGACGAGCGGCGCGCCGTATCTGCGCCGGATGCTCGACGTGGTGCTGTTTCCGGAGCTTTGGCACGTGAGGACGGTGCTGTAG
- a CDS encoding AI-2E family transporter gives MSPNTPIFTPYQRQAFIWTALALAFGIVLWLLRPVLTPFLLGAILAYILQPGVAALVRHRVPRALAALLMMLLFALVVTMLVVLLAVVIEKEGPQLKQQVPQMFTHLHDWLQPKLAFLGLGDSLDFQSLRDMVTSRLEDSAQQIGVAVWASVRTSGNVMITIVSNVVMVPLVLFYLLYDWNSMLARVQTFVPRRWFARTMELAREMDRMLAQYLRGQLLVMAVLAAYYAIALSIAGFEVALPVGVFTGLAVLIPYLGYATGLVLALVAALLQFGNLYGFGAVALVYGVGQILEGFFLTPRLVGERIGLHPLAVIFALLAFGQLFGFFGVLIALPASAILSIALRELRRSYLASTLYKN, from the coding sequence TTGTCGCCCAATACACCGATCTTCACGCCGTATCAGCGCCAGGCCTTCATCTGGACCGCGCTCGCCCTCGCCTTCGGCATCGTGCTGTGGCTGCTGCGGCCGGTGCTCACGCCGTTCCTGCTCGGCGCGATCCTCGCGTACATCCTGCAGCCGGGCGTCGCCGCGCTGGTGCGCCACCGCGTGCCGCGCGCGCTCGCCGCGCTGCTGATGATGCTGCTGTTCGCGCTCGTCGTCACGATGCTGGTCGTGCTGCTCGCGGTCGTCATCGAGAAGGAGGGGCCGCAGCTGAAGCAGCAGGTGCCGCAGATGTTCACGCACCTGCACGACTGGCTGCAGCCGAAACTCGCGTTCCTCGGCCTCGGCGATTCGCTCGACTTCCAGAGCCTGCGCGACATGGTCACGTCGCGCCTCGAAGACAGCGCGCAGCAGATCGGCGTCGCGGTGTGGGCGTCGGTCCGCACGAGCGGCAACGTGATGATCACCATCGTCAGCAACGTCGTGATGGTGCCGCTCGTGCTGTTCTACCTGCTGTACGACTGGAACTCGATGCTCGCGCGCGTGCAGACCTTCGTACCGCGCCGCTGGTTCGCGCGCACGATGGAGCTGGCGCGCGAGATGGACCGGATGCTCGCGCAGTATCTGCGCGGCCAGTTGCTCGTGATGGCGGTGCTCGCCGCGTATTACGCGATCGCGCTGTCGATCGCGGGCTTCGAAGTCGCGCTGCCGGTCGGCGTGTTCACCGGCCTCGCGGTGCTGATCCCGTACCTCGGTTATGCGACCGGGCTCGTGCTCGCGCTGGTCGCCGCGCTGCTGCAGTTCGGCAACCTGTACGGCTTCGGCGCGGTCGCGCTCGTGTACGGCGTCGGCCAGATTCTCGAAGGCTTTTTCCTGACGCCGCGGCTCGTCGGCGAGCGCATCGGCCTGCATCCGCTCGCGGTGATCTTCGCGCTGCTCGCGTTCGGCCAGCTATTTGGCTTCTTCGGCGTGCTGATCGCGCTGCCCGCGAGCGCGATCCTGTCGATCGCGCTGCGCGAGCTGCGCCGCAGCTACCTCGCGAGCACGCTTTACAAGAACTGA
- the kynB gene encoding arylformamidase: MNGIWDISPAIDPATPVWPGDTPVGIERVWRIEAGSPVNVARVTLSPHTGSHADAPLHYDAHGAPIGAVPLDAYLGPCRVIHCVGATPVVTPAMVAAALDGVPPRVLLRTWRRAPVETWDSGFCAVAPETIDLLAARGVRLIGIDTPSLDPQESKTMDAHLRIRAHRMAILEGLVLDAVEPGDYELIALPLKFATLDASPVRAVLRALPAASA; encoded by the coding sequence ATGAACGGAATCTGGGACATTTCGCCCGCCATCGACCCTGCCACGCCCGTCTGGCCGGGCGACACGCCGGTCGGCATCGAGCGCGTGTGGCGCATCGAGGCTGGCTCGCCGGTCAACGTCGCCCGCGTGACGCTGTCGCCGCACACCGGCTCGCACGCCGACGCGCCGTTGCACTACGACGCCCACGGCGCGCCGATCGGCGCGGTGCCGCTCGACGCGTACCTCGGGCCGTGCCGCGTGATTCATTGCGTCGGCGCGACGCCGGTCGTCACGCCCGCGATGGTCGCCGCGGCGCTCGACGGCGTGCCGCCGCGCGTGCTGCTGCGCACCTGGCGGCGGGCGCCCGTCGAAACGTGGGACAGCGGGTTTTGCGCCGTCGCGCCGGAAACCATCGACCTGCTCGCCGCGCGCGGCGTCCGGCTGATCGGCATCGACACGCCGTCGCTCGATCCGCAGGAATCGAAGACGATGGACGCGCACCTGCGAATCCGCGCGCACCGGATGGCGATTCTCGAAGGCCTCGTGCTCGACGCGGTCGAACCCGGCGATTACGAACTGATCGCGCTGCCGCTGAAGTTCGCGACACTCGACGCAAGCCCGGTGCGCGCGGTGCTGCGCGCACTGCCCGCCGCGTCCGCCTGA